One window of the Chloroflexota bacterium genome contains the following:
- a CDS encoding SRPBCC domain-containing protein, with the protein MSTTRIDRGSTDTTAIYSEGGDLVFERTFDARREQVWKAFTDPEIVPRWWGPHRTTTTVAKMDVRPGGKWRYVSHAPDRDDVAFYGEYVEVDPPAGFKWTFMFDVEGIGPQGGPETFTFEDVDGKTKVTSIGHMGSPEIIEGALATGMVGGAIETWDRLEALLAKG; encoded by the coding sequence ATGAGCACGACCCGAATCGACCGCGGTAGCACCGACACGACCGCCATCTACTCGGAGGGCGGCGACCTCGTGTTTGAGCGCACCTTCGACGCGCGACGCGAGCAGGTCTGGAAGGCCTTCACCGACCCGGAGATCGTCCCGCGCTGGTGGGGTCCTCACCGGACCACGACCACGGTGGCGAAGATGGACGTTCGGCCGGGGGGCAAGTGGCGATACGTCAGTCATGCACCGGATCGGGACGACGTGGCGTTCTACGGGGAGTACGTGGAAGTCGACCCGCCCGCGGGCTTCAAGTGGACCTTCATGTTCGATGTCGAGGGCATCGGTCCGCAGGGCGGCCCGGAGACGTTCACTTTTGAGGACGTCGATGGCAAGACGAAGGTCACGTCCATCGGGCACATGGGCTCGCCCGAGATCATCGAAGGCGCCCTGGCAACCGGCATGGTCGGTGGCGCGATCGAAACCTGGGACCGCCTCGAGGCCCTGCTCGCGAAGGGCTGA